The genome window TATCACCTTCGACAATGGCCCGGAGAATGCTGAGCATGAAGTCATCTCTAAGGCCACTGACATAAAGTGCTTCTTCTGCGAACCTTACTCTTCGTGGCAGAGAGGAACCAATGAGCACACCAACGGACTCCTCAGACAATACTTGCCAAAGAAGACTAACTTCGCTACAATCAGTAACGAGGAGATCAGATTGATAGAATCAAGGCTAAACGACAGGCCCAGGAAGTGCCTGGGTTTCAAAACACCCCTCGAAGTCGCTAACCTATGTGTTGCACTTCAACGTTGAATGTAGGGGATGCTATCTTCGCTTTGACCAAACTTCGCGGTTGACGATGTTGGGTGGTATCTCGCCTTCGAACACCTTGAGCACCGCGTAGGCGCAGAGCTCTGCCATTGCTCCTCGCGCCTGGTGGGTGGCAGAGCCGATGTGCGGTGCAAGCACCACGTTTTCCATCTCGAAGAACTCGGCTGAGATATCCGGCTCCCTTTCGTAGACGTCAAGCCCGGCGGCGGCAAGTTTGCCTGCCCGCAGCGCTGCCACAAGCGCCTTCTCGTCAACTATAGGTCCGCGCGAGGTGTTTATAAGGACCGCGGTGGGTTTCATGCGGAACAGCTGGTGTGCGTCTATGAGATGTTTGGTCTCTTGAGTTAGAGGAAGATGTATGGAAACGAAGTCGGCCTCATGCATCAGATAGGAGATGTCTACTTTTTTGGCGCCAAGCTCCTGCTCCAGGGTTTCGTTGCGCTCCTGGTCGTAGTAGAAAACCTTCATCTCGAATCCGCGCGAGCCGAGCGCGAAGCGCGTTCCGATCCGGCCCGCGCCGATGACCCCAAGCGTCTTGCCTCTTATCCCCTGACCGAGTAAAAGCATCGGCCCCCAGCATATGAATCTACCGTCCCTTGTAAACCTTTCGGCCTCTCCGATCCTTCGGGCAGCGGCAAAAAGAAGCGCCCAGGCAAGCTCGGCTGTGGCGTCGGTCAGAACGTCAGGGGTGTTGGTCACCACTATCCCTCTTTTCGTCGCCGCGACGATATCTACGTTGTCGTAGCCCACCGCGTAGTTGGCTATCACCTTGAGCTTGGGGGCTTGATCCATCAGTTCCGCATCTATCTGATCTGAAAGAAGCGGGATGAGTGCTTCGGCATCGGCTACCTTCTCGGCAAGAAGCTTGCGCGGGATCGGGGTAGAACCTTCGTAAACATCCACTTCGTGTCCTTCAAGGAGCTTTATGCCTGCGTCCGGTATGCGGCGGGTTACGTAGATCTTCACAGTTCGAACTTCCCTGCCTTCGGCCTTTTTCGTTTGTTCTTGGGATGCTCACCCAGGTGCTCACAGGCCCCCTCGGTCACCACCCTTCCCGAGGGTGTGCGGGCCAGGAAGCCGATCTTTAAGAGGAACGGTTCGATCATGTCAACGATGGTATCAGATTCCTGCTGAAGTGTAGCCGCTATAGCCTCAAGCCCCACCGGCCCTCCGCCGTAGAACCGTACGATCGCTAGAAGCAGGGTCCTGTCCAGGTCGGTCAGGCCGATCTCGTCCACACCCTCAAGTTCAAGAGCATCAAGTGCTACCTTGCTTGTGATGCGTCCGTCGGCACGCACCTGGGCAAAATCCCTGACTCGTTTAAGCAGTGTGTTTGCGATCCTTGGCGTTCCCCTTGCCCGCTTGGCAATCTCTCGTGTCCCCTCATCGTCAACCTCCACTTCCAGTATCCCGGCTGAACGCTTTACTACCATCGCCAGCTCGTCGTCGGTATAGAACCCAACCGCCCTGGTGATCCCGAAGCGTTCCCTTAACGGAGCGGATAGGAGTCCGGGCCTGGTAGTCGCTCCTACCAGTGTGAAGCGATCCAGCCTGAATCTATGCGAGCGGGCGTGCGCACCCTTGTCAAAGATGAAGTCCACCGCAAAATCCTCCATCGCCGGATACAGAAACTCCTCAACAACCTTTGGCAGTCGGTGCACCTCGTCAATAAAGAGTACTGAACCACGTTCCAGACCGGTGAGGTATGCGATGAGGTCGCCTGCGCGCTCCAGTGCCGGCCCTGAGGTGGTAACGATCGGCACCTCCATCTCCCTGGCGATGACGTTTGCGAAGGTGGTCTTGCCCAGCCCTGGCGGCCCGTGAAGGAGCACGTGATCCATGGGTTCCTCGCGCTTGCGTGCAGCCTCGATTGCGATAGATAACGTCTCCACCAGCCGCTTCTGCCCGATGCATTCGGCAAGCCTTTTCGGCCTCAGATCCCAGCGTCCTTTATCGTCTGGACTTTCTTTCGCCAACAAAGAGCTAGCCTCACGTTCCTTTCTATCCTTGTCTTTAGCGTCTTGCTCTGTATACCGCATCGAACAGCTCCTCCGGGGTTTGAATCCCGGGATTTTCAGTCAGGACCTCGTCCACCATAGCCACCGCCTCTGAACGTTTGTAGCCCAGCTGGGATGTGAGTACCTCTATCACCTGTGCTCTCAGCTCATCGGTAGGGACAGCTTCGGGAAGTTCCCTTTCTTCCACTTGCATCAGGGCGAACTTTGCAACCTTGCCTGCCAGCGTTGCAGCGATCTTTTCAGCCTTGGTCTTTCCTATCCCTGAAAGCTTGGTCAGGGTAGTGATATCGCGTTCCTCTATAGCCCGTGCGATGGTGCGGATCGGCATGGTCAAGGCTTTAGCAGCCGCGGTGGGTCCGATGTCCTGCACAGAAATCAACTTTGTGAAGAACTCGCGTTCCACCTCGTTTCTGAATCCGATCAGGAGCGGTTTGGGCGTTCGCTCTGTCTGGTGCTGGTAGATAAACAGCTCCAAATCCGTTTCATTCTCAAGACTCATGCGATGGATTTCCAGTCCCCTGTATACAATGTGAGGTAGCCTTACCTCGTATCCTACCTGCCCAACCAGCAGGGTTATGATTTCTGACTCTTCATCCCGCGAGATCACGCGGCCTTTGAGAAAACCAATCATTTCTTACGTAGTGTAGCCACGATCGAGGCCGCAGTCAAGGCCACCGCGGCGGCGTCGGCAAGGTGAGAGGGCCGAAGCGGCTCGCAAAGCCCAAGGTTCTTTGCCACTGCACGCCCTATCTGTTCCTTGGATGCGTTGCCGTAGCCGGTGAGCGTCTCCTTGGCCTGGCGGGGTGAGATCTCAAGGATGTCCAGCTTGTTTTGATGAGCGGTCAGTAGGATTACCCCCAGTACCTTGCCCAGTGAGAGTCCTGCTTGGGGGGCGTCGCGGCGCACGAACGCGGTTTCCAGGGCTAAAAGAGAAAGGGTATAGGAGTCAACAACTTTCCTGATTCCCTCGGCTATCATCCCCAATCTTTCCGGTATCTTCTGGGAGGATTTTGTGTGGATGACCTCCTTATGAAGAAGCTCTAATTTATCTCCCACCTCTATGACCACCACCCCGGTCGAGGCCAGCCCAGGATCAACGCCCAGTATTTTCATAATCAG of candidate division TA06 bacterium B3_TA06 contains these proteins:
- a CDS encoding IS30 family transposase, which gives rise to ITFDNGPENAEHEVISKATDIKCFFCEPYSSWQRGTNEHTNGLLRQYLPKKTNFATISNEEIRLIESRLNDRPRKCLGFKTPLEVANLCVALQR
- a CDS encoding D-glycerate dehydrogenase, with the translated sequence MKIYVTRRIPDAGIKLLEGHEVDVYEGSTPIPRKLLAEKVADAEALIPLLSDQIDAELMDQAPKLKVIANYAVGYDNVDIVAATKRGIVVTNTPDVLTDATAELAWALLFAAARRIGEAERFTRDGRFICWGPMLLLGQGIRGKTLGVIGAGRIGTRFALGSRGFEMKVFYYDQERNETLEQELGAKKVDISYLMHEADFVSIHLPLTQETKHLIDAHQLFRMKPTAVLINTSRGPIVDEKALVAALRAGKLAAAGLDVYEREPDISAEFFEMENVVLAPHIGSATHQARGAMAELCAYAVLKVFEGEIPPNIVNREVWSKRR
- a CDS encoding Holliday junction branch migration DNA helicase RuvB, which translates into the protein MRYTEQDAKDKDRKEREASSLLAKESPDDKGRWDLRPKRLAECIGQKRLVETLSIAIEAARKREEPMDHVLLHGPPGLGKTTFANVIAREMEVPIVTTSGPALERAGDLIAYLTGLERGSVLFIDEVHRLPKVVEEFLYPAMEDFAVDFIFDKGAHARSHRFRLDRFTLVGATTRPGLLSAPLRERFGITRAVGFYTDDELAMVVKRSAGILEVEVDDEGTREIAKRARGTPRIANTLLKRVRDFAQVRADGRITSKVALDALELEGVDEIGLTDLDRTLLLAIVRFYGGGPVGLEAIAATLQQESDTIVDMIEPFLLKIGFLARTPSGRVVTEGACEHLGEHPKNKRKRPKAGKFEL
- a CDS encoding Holliday junction DNA helicase RuvA — encoded protein: MIGFLKGRVISRDEESEIITLLVGQVGYEVRLPHIVYRGLEIHRMSLENETDLELFIYQHQTERTPKPLLIGFRNEVEREFFTKLISVQDIGPTAAAKALTMPIRTIARAIEERDITTLTKLSGIGKTKAEKIAATLAGKVAKFALMQVEERELPEAVPTDELRAQVIEVLTSQLGYKRSEAVAMVDEVLTENPGIQTPEELFDAVYRARR
- a CDS encoding Holliday junction resolvase, producing the protein MKILGVDPGLASTGVVVIEVGDKLELLHKEVIHTKSSQKIPERLGMIAEGIRKVVDSYTLSLLALETAFVRRDAPQAGLSLGKVLGVILLTAHQNKLDILEISPRQAKETLTGYGNASKEQIGRAVAKNLGLCEPLRPSHLADAAAVALTAASIVATLRKK